From the Gallaecimonas kandeliae genome, one window contains:
- a CDS encoding patatin-like phospholipase family protein, with protein MSPWRRRLPAFLLGLLLAGCAGYEGNAPLAHFDKDAGYRYQVVDQASPDNSDSLFVVVSFSGGGTRAAALAYGVLKQLRDTKIRWEGKDKRLLDEVDIISSVSGGSFTSAYYGLNRDAIFDGDYEQGYLKHDVERDLFWKLMNPASWFKLMSPGFGRSDLANQYYQQHLFGHKTFADLQRLGKPFLMINGTDMSTGGQFPFIQDQFDLLCSDLASYPLSRAVATSSAFPGLLTPLTYDNFAGGCGYQEPLWVANGAADGATNPGAVQFIDDRRSYYFQAPYNPPRPHPHLMDGGVADNLGLRSLVFGLENTGPGYSLLRRINQQKIKKLVFILVNAATDPENGLDQSKSVPGVFTTVLTSATVPLDNYTADTVARIKGALRTVDQDVKLVGQCNARLAASCLAASPLPAPYGLDSYISTVSFDAVTDPALRHWFKNLPTNFNLPPATVDKLIAAGQQLLEANPDYQALVRDIGASQGK; from the coding sequence ATGAGCCCCTGGCGCAGGCGCCTGCCTGCCTTCTTGCTGGGCCTTCTGCTGGCCGGCTGCGCCGGTTACGAGGGCAACGCCCCCCTGGCCCATTTTGACAAGGACGCCGGCTACCGCTACCAAGTGGTGGACCAAGCCAGCCCGGACAACAGCGACAGCCTCTTCGTGGTGGTCAGCTTCTCCGGTGGCGGCACCCGCGCCGCCGCCCTGGCCTACGGGGTGCTCAAGCAGTTGCGGGACACCAAAATTCGCTGGGAAGGCAAGGACAAGCGGCTGCTGGACGAAGTGGACATCATCTCGTCGGTGTCCGGGGGCAGCTTCACCTCGGCCTATTACGGCCTCAACAGGGACGCCATCTTCGACGGCGACTACGAGCAGGGCTACCTCAAGCACGACGTGGAGAGGGATCTCTTCTGGAAGCTGATGAACCCGGCCAGCTGGTTCAAGCTGATGTCCCCCGGCTTCGGGCGCAGCGATCTCGCCAACCAGTACTACCAGCAGCACCTCTTCGGCCACAAGACCTTCGCCGACCTTCAGCGCCTCGGCAAACCCTTCCTGATGATCAACGGCACCGACATGAGCACCGGCGGCCAGTTTCCCTTCATCCAGGACCAGTTCGATCTGCTCTGTTCTGACCTCGCCAGCTACCCCCTGTCGCGGGCCGTGGCCACCTCCTCGGCCTTCCCGGGCCTGTTGACGCCCCTGACCTACGACAACTTCGCCGGCGGCTGTGGCTACCAGGAGCCGCTCTGGGTAGCAAACGGCGCTGCTGACGGCGCCACCAACCCGGGGGCTGTGCAGTTCATCGACGACCGCCGTTCCTATTACTTCCAGGCCCCCTACAACCCGCCCCGGCCCCACCCGCACCTGATGGACGGCGGCGTAGCCGACAACCTGGGGCTGCGCAGCCTGGTGTTCGGCCTGGAAAACACCGGGCCCGGCTACAGCCTGCTCAGGCGCATCAACCAGCAGAAGATCAAGAAGCTGGTGTTCATCCTGGTCAATGCCGCCACCGATCCCGAAAACGGCCTGGACCAGTCCAAGTCCGTGCCCGGCGTCTTCACCACGGTACTGACCTCGGCCACGGTGCCGCTGGACAACTACACCGCCGATACGGTGGCGAGGATCAAAGGGGCCCTGCGTACCGTCGACCAGGACGTCAAGCTGGTGGGGCAGTGCAATGCGAGGCTGGCCGCCAGTTGCCTGGCGGCCAGCCCCTTGCCGGCCCCCTATGGCCTGGACAGCTACATCAGCACCGTCTCTTTCGACGCCGTCACCGACCCGGCCCTGCGCCACTGGTTCAAGAACCTGCCCACCAACTTCAACCTGCCCCCCGCCACGGTGGACAAGCTGATCGCCGCCGGTCAGCAACTGCTTGAGGCCAACCCCGACTACCAGGCCCTGGTGCGGGACATAGGCGCCAGCCAAGGCAAATAA
- a CDS encoding polysaccharide deacetylase family protein has protein sequence MRLLLLLLSLAWLPCQGAVILLYHHVATDTPPSTTTSPKVFESHLQYLKDNGFQVLPLADAVAEAKGEKVLPDRAVAITFDDGYQDIADNAAPLLARFGYPFTLFVNPDSLGRHGMMSLATAKGLKGATVANHTAGHPHLTELSLDQAKAAIEAGQLPGSPQWLAWPYGEYSPALEKLAAQLGYVAFGQQSGASGPWSSLTALPRFPAAGPYASLSSLKIKLLSLHMPLQSSDTGMVQGDKSPPLTLALKSDDVRHDRFACYFLGSRVEIEVTGDQVKVPAIALPPGRSRINCTAPSLSKPGRYYWWSQAWLSGTPLD, from the coding sequence ATGCGCCTCCTGCTGTTGCTGCTGTCCCTGGCCTGGCTGCCCTGCCAGGGCGCCGTTATTCTGCTCTACCACCATGTGGCGACGGACACGCCCCCCAGCACCACCACCAGCCCTAAGGTCTTCGAGAGCCACCTGCAATACCTCAAGGACAACGGCTTCCAGGTGCTCCCCCTGGCCGACGCCGTCGCCGAAGCCAAGGGTGAAAAGGTACTGCCCGACAGGGCTGTGGCCATCACCTTCGACGACGGCTACCAGGACATCGCCGACAACGCCGCCCCCCTGCTGGCCCGTTTCGGTTACCCCTTTACCCTCTTCGTCAATCCCGACAGCCTGGGCCGCCACGGCATGATGTCCCTGGCCACCGCCAAGGGCCTCAAGGGCGCCACAGTCGCCAACCATACCGCCGGCCACCCCCACCTGACCGAACTCAGCCTGGACCAGGCCAAGGCGGCCATAGAGGCCGGCCAGCTGCCCGGCAGCCCGCAGTGGCTGGCCTGGCCCTACGGCGAATACAGCCCGGCCCTGGAGAAACTGGCGGCCCAGCTCGGCTATGTGGCCTTCGGCCAGCAGTCCGGCGCCAGCGGCCCCTGGAGCAGCCTCACGGCCCTGCCCCGCTTCCCCGCCGCCGGCCCTTACGCCAGCCTGTCCAGCCTCAAGATCAAGCTGCTCAGCCTGCACATGCCGCTGCAAAGCTCCGACACCGGCATGGTGCAGGGCGACAAGTCGCCGCCCCTGACCCTGGCGCTGAAGAGCGACGACGTCAGGCACGACCGCTTCGCCTGCTACTTCCTCGGCAGCAGGGTGGAGATCGAAGTCACAGGAGACCAGGTCAAGGTGCCGGCCATAGCCCTGCCGCCGGGCCGCTCGCGCATCAACTGCACTGCCCCCAGCCTCAGCAAGCCGGGCCGGTACTACTGGTGGTCACAGGCCTGGCTCTCCGGGACACCTTTGGATTAA
- a CDS encoding SDR family NAD(P)-dependent oxidoreductase codes for MATETPWALVTGASGGIGEALARCFAEDGCNLMLVARSQDKLEALAANWRPRYGIAVQVIAADLAQPGAADAVFGQLVAAPSYLVNNAGVGLYGRFQDTALAEEEAMVELNIMALTRLCKLCLPAMLARGEGRILNVASTAAFQPGPYMAVYYATKAYVLSLSEAMAEELKGNGVTVTALCPGPTASGFQAGARMKLGNSLKHLALADADEVARAGYRAMMAGRRLLVPGLLNKLMVQGLRLSPRRLVTALVARLSRPA; via the coding sequence ATGGCGACGGAGACGCCCTGGGCCCTGGTCACGGGAGCCAGTGGCGGCATAGGGGAGGCCCTGGCCCGCTGCTTTGCCGAGGATGGCTGCAACCTGATGCTGGTGGCCCGTTCCCAGGACAAGCTGGAGGCCCTGGCGGCCAACTGGCGGCCCCGCTACGGCATCGCCGTCCAGGTGATCGCCGCCGACCTGGCCCAGCCCGGGGCCGCCGATGCCGTTTTCGGCCAGCTGGTGGCGGCGCCTTCGTATCTGGTCAACAACGCCGGGGTCGGCCTCTACGGCAGGTTCCAGGACACGGCCCTGGCCGAGGAAGAGGCCATGGTGGAGCTTAACATCATGGCCCTGACCCGGCTCTGCAAGCTGTGCCTGCCGGCCATGCTGGCAAGGGGCGAGGGCCGCATCCTCAATGTCGCTTCCACCGCCGCCTTCCAGCCCGGCCCCTACATGGCCGTTTACTACGCCACCAAGGCCTATGTATTGTCCCTGTCCGAAGCCATGGCCGAGGAACTCAAGGGCAACGGCGTGACCGTCACCGCCCTCTGCCCAGGGCCTACGGCCTCCGGCTTTCAGGCCGGGGCCAGGATGAAGCTGGGCAACAGCCTCAAGCACCTGGCGTTGGCGGACGCCGATGAGGTGGCCAGGGCCGGTTATAGGGCCATGATGGCGGGGCGCCGGCTGCTGGTGCCCGGTCTCCTGAACAAGCTGATGGTGCAGGGGCTACGGCTCAGCCCCAGGCGGCTGGTGACGGCCCTGGTGGCCAGGCTGTCCAGGCCCGCCTGA
- a CDS encoding Rieske (2Fe-2S) protein produces MSKPEPFRRLKAGHRLCVLADLKDPGSKSFYFESPGGELLSIFLVRRGHDIKGYVNRCPHMGVPLGRVPDSLLTLDGRQILCDKHGALFDIDTGLCTVGPCRYAYLQPVPVRLQGDEILTA; encoded by the coding sequence ATGAGCAAACCCGAACCCTTCCGCCGGCTCAAGGCCGGCCACCGCCTCTGCGTCCTGGCCGACCTCAAGGATCCCGGCAGCAAGAGCTTCTATTTCGAGAGCCCGGGCGGCGAGCTGCTGTCCATCTTCCTGGTGCGCCGGGGCCACGACATCAAGGGCTACGTCAACCGTTGCCCGCACATGGGGGTGCCGCTCGGCCGGGTGCCGGACTCCCTGCTGACCCTGGACGGCCGCCAGATCCTCTGCGACAAGCACGGCGCCCTCTTCGACATCGACACCGGCCTCTGCACCGTGGGCCCCTGCCGCTACGCCTACCTGCAGCCGGTGCCGGTGCGGCTGCAAGGGGACGAGATCCTCACCGCCTGA